In Salmo trutta chromosome 28, fSalTru1.1, whole genome shotgun sequence, one DNA window encodes the following:
- the LOC115165895 gene encoding bile acid receptor isoform X3 has translation MREWSESEMTMSAGGYLSAFDGYGISEPLQYYDVLGDPLGYSFQEPDLQGLAFSQQQYSPVNLQFSVYEPPSSQPCHPPYTHPYSPHCLEAPCEPSPEPQCGGLGKGGGGGLPLVKRTRLGPGGRVRGLDELCVVCGDKASGYHYNALTCEGCKGFFRRSVTKKAVYRCKSGGGCEMDMYMRRKCQDCRLRKCRAVGMLDECLLTEVQCQSKRLRKGAKHRGGGPEEEENMESRSVSSTSRLPGQVVSANLSREQNHVLDRMVEALRQYRAQYTVHCRVFEWTCTEDGGDRLMDVASPPSQRLLQFAKSVPGFELLNCSDQSTLLSSSSVEVMFLLSAQQFTQNPAACSPALQPFNISTHHWLKTLESKENIHSGTGPVNSGINEDLLGPVINFFHSMAALGVTEAEYALLTATVLLCSADEASLRAVACVESLQELILELLSRVCGAWCGAQGPQGAQRFARLLGRLTELRTLQHNHLTLLQQQP, from the exons ATGAGAGAGTGGAGTGAGTCGGAGATGACCATGTCTGCCGGTGGTTACCTCTCCGCCTTTGATGGATACGGCATTTCCGAGCCTCTGCAGTACTACG ATGTGCTGGGGGACCCTTTGGGCTACTCTTTCCAGGAGCCAGACCTACAGGGCCTAGCCTTCAGCCAACAGCAGTACAGCCCCGTCAACCTGCAATTCTCTGTCTACGAACCACCGTCCTCCCAGCCGTGCCACCCACCCTACACCCACCCTTACAGCCCCCACTGCCTGGAGGCTCCCTGCGAGCCCAGCCCGGAGCCCCAGTGTGGAGGCCTGGGGAAGGGGGGTGGCGGAGGTCTGCCCCTGGTCAAGAGGACCAGGCTGGGCCCTGGAGGGCGGGTGAGGGGCCTGGATGAGCTTTGTGTGGTGTGTGGAGACAAAGCCTCTGGCTACCATTACAATGCCCTCACCTGTGAAGGCTGCAAAG GTTTTTTCCGAAGGAGTGTGACAAAGAAAGCAGTGTACCGGTGTAAAAGTGGCGGAGGCTGTGAGATGGATATGTACATGCGGAGGAAGTGCCAGGACTGCCGCCTGAGGAAATGTCGTGCTGTGGGCATGCTAGACGAAT GTCTACTGACGGAGGTGCAGTGCCAGTCCAAGAGGCTGAGGAAGGGAGCCAAGCACAGAGGAGGAGggcctgaggaggaggagaacatgGAAAGCAGGAGCGTCAGCTCCACCAGCAGGCTGCCAGGACAG GTGGTGTCTGCAAATCTGTCAAGAGAACAGAATCATGTGCTGGACAGGATGGTGGAGGCTCTTCGGCAGTACAGGGCTCAGTACACTGTACACTGTAGG GTGTTTGAGTGGACTTGTACAGAGGATGGTGGAGACAGACTAATGGACGTGGCCTCCCCTCCCTCTCAGAGGCTGCTGCAGTTTGCCAAGAGTGTACCTG GCTTTGAGCTCCTGAACTGCTCGGACCAGAGCACCCTCCTctctagttcctctgtggaagTCATGTTTCTGCTCTCAGCGCAGCAGTTCACCCAAAACCCGGCAGCCTGTAGTCCAG CACTACAGCCTTTCAACATCTCAACTCATCATTGGCTGAAAACCTTGGAGTCCAAGGAAAACATTCATAGTGGGACTGGCCCTGTAAACTCAG gaATCAATGAGGACCTGCTAGGACCGGTGATCAACTTCTTCCACAGCATGGCAGCATTGGGGGTGACCGAGGCTGAATATGCCCTGCTCACTGCTACAGTACTGTTATGCTCAG CAGACGAAGCGTCCCTGCGAGCGGTTGCGTGTGTGGAGAGCTTACAGGAGCTGATCCTGGAGCTGCTGTCCAGGGTGTGCGGAGCCTGGTGTGGTGCCCAGGGCCCTCAGGGAGCCCAGCGCTTCGCTCGCCTGTTGGGGAGACTCACGGAGCTGCGCACGCTACAACACAACCACCTCACCCTGCTCCAACAGCAGCCCTGA
- the LOC115165895 gene encoding bile acid receptor isoform X2: MREWSESEMTMSAGGYLSAFDGYGISEPLQYYDVLGDPLGYSFQEPDLQGLAFSQQQYSPVNLQFSVYEPPSSQPCHPPYTHPYSPHCLEAPCEPSPEPQCGGLGKGGGGGLPLVKRTRLGPGGRVRGLDELCVVCGDKASGYHYNALTCEGCKGFFRRSVTKKAVYRCKSGGGCEMDMYMRRKCQDCRLRKCRAVGMLDECLLTEVQCQSKRLRKGAKHRGGGPEEEENMESRSVSSTSRLPGQVVSANLSREQNHVLDRMVEALRQYRAQYTVHCRVFEWTCTEDGGDRLMDVASPPSQRLLQFAKSVPAVLTNLASGVRVGFELLNCSDQSTLLSSSSVEVMFLLSAQQFTQNPAACSPALQPFNISTHHWLKTLESKENIHSGTGPVNSGINEDLLGPVINFFHSMAALGVTEAEYALLTATVLLCSDEASLRAVACVESLQELILELLSRVCGAWCGAQGPQGAQRFARLLGRLTELRTLQHNHLTLLQQQP; the protein is encoded by the exons ATGAGAGAGTGGAGTGAGTCGGAGATGACCATGTCTGCCGGTGGTTACCTCTCCGCCTTTGATGGATACGGCATTTCCGAGCCTCTGCAGTACTACG ATGTGCTGGGGGACCCTTTGGGCTACTCTTTCCAGGAGCCAGACCTACAGGGCCTAGCCTTCAGCCAACAGCAGTACAGCCCCGTCAACCTGCAATTCTCTGTCTACGAACCACCGTCCTCCCAGCCGTGCCACCCACCCTACACCCACCCTTACAGCCCCCACTGCCTGGAGGCTCCCTGCGAGCCCAGCCCGGAGCCCCAGTGTGGAGGCCTGGGGAAGGGGGGTGGCGGAGGTCTGCCCCTGGTCAAGAGGACCAGGCTGGGCCCTGGAGGGCGGGTGAGGGGCCTGGATGAGCTTTGTGTGGTGTGTGGAGACAAAGCCTCTGGCTACCATTACAATGCCCTCACCTGTGAAGGCTGCAAAG GTTTTTTCCGAAGGAGTGTGACAAAGAAAGCAGTGTACCGGTGTAAAAGTGGCGGAGGCTGTGAGATGGATATGTACATGCGGAGGAAGTGCCAGGACTGCCGCCTGAGGAAATGTCGTGCTGTGGGCATGCTAGACGAAT GTCTACTGACGGAGGTGCAGTGCCAGTCCAAGAGGCTGAGGAAGGGAGCCAAGCACAGAGGAGGAGggcctgaggaggaggagaacatgGAAAGCAGGAGCGTCAGCTCCACCAGCAGGCTGCCAGGACAG GTGGTGTCTGCAAATCTGTCAAGAGAACAGAATCATGTGCTGGACAGGATGGTGGAGGCTCTTCGGCAGTACAGGGCTCAGTACACTGTACACTGTAGG GTGTTTGAGTGGACTTGTACAGAGGATGGTGGAGACAGACTAATGGACGTGGCCTCCCCTCCCTCTCAGAGGCTGCTGCAGTTTGCCAAGAGTGTACCTG CAGTATTAACTAATCTAGCGTCTGGTGTCCGTGTAGGCTTTGAGCTCCTGAACTGCTCGGACCAGAGCACCCTCCTctctagttcctctgtggaagTCATGTTTCTGCTCTCAGCGCAGCAGTTCACCCAAAACCCGGCAGCCTGTAGTCCAG CACTACAGCCTTTCAACATCTCAACTCATCATTGGCTGAAAACCTTGGAGTCCAAGGAAAACATTCATAGTGGGACTGGCCCTGTAAACTCAG gaATCAATGAGGACCTGCTAGGACCGGTGATCAACTTCTTCCACAGCATGGCAGCATTGGGGGTGACCGAGGCTGAATATGCCCTGCTCACTGCTACAGTACTGTTATGCTCAG ACGAAGCGTCCCTGCGAGCGGTTGCGTGTGTGGAGAGCTTACAGGAGCTGATCCTGGAGCTGCTGTCCAGGGTGTGCGGAGCCTGGTGTGGTGCCCAGGGCCCTCAGGGAGCCCAGCGCTTCGCTCGCCTGTTGGGGAGACTCACGGAGCTGCGCACGCTACAACACAACCACCTCACCCTGCTCCAACAGCAGCCCTGA
- the LOC115165895 gene encoding bile acid receptor isoform X5, whose protein sequence is MREWSESEMTMSAGGYLSAFDGYGISEPLQYYDVLGDPLGYSFQEPDLQGLAFSQQQYSPVNLQFSVYEPPSSQPCHPPYTHPYSPHCLEAPCEPSPEPQCGGLGKGGGGGLPLVKRTRLGPGGRVRGLDELCVVCGDKASGYHYNALTCEGCKGFFRRSVTKKAVYRCKSGGGCEMDMYMRRKCQDCRLRKCRAVGMLDECLLTEVQCQSKRLRKGAKHRGGGPEEEENMESRSVSSTSRLPGQVVSANLSREQNHVLDRMVEALRQYRAQYTVHCRVFEWTCTEDGGDRLMDVASPPSQRLLQFAKSVPGFELLNCSDQSTLLSSSSVEVMFLLSAQQFTQNPAACSPALQPFNISTHHWLKTLESKENIHSGTGPVNSGINEDLLGPVINFFHSMAALGVTEAEYALLTATVLLCSDEASLRAVACVESLQELILELLSRVCGAWCGAQGPQGAQRFARLLGRLTELRTLQHNHLTLLQQQP, encoded by the exons ATGAGAGAGTGGAGTGAGTCGGAGATGACCATGTCTGCCGGTGGTTACCTCTCCGCCTTTGATGGATACGGCATTTCCGAGCCTCTGCAGTACTACG ATGTGCTGGGGGACCCTTTGGGCTACTCTTTCCAGGAGCCAGACCTACAGGGCCTAGCCTTCAGCCAACAGCAGTACAGCCCCGTCAACCTGCAATTCTCTGTCTACGAACCACCGTCCTCCCAGCCGTGCCACCCACCCTACACCCACCCTTACAGCCCCCACTGCCTGGAGGCTCCCTGCGAGCCCAGCCCGGAGCCCCAGTGTGGAGGCCTGGGGAAGGGGGGTGGCGGAGGTCTGCCCCTGGTCAAGAGGACCAGGCTGGGCCCTGGAGGGCGGGTGAGGGGCCTGGATGAGCTTTGTGTGGTGTGTGGAGACAAAGCCTCTGGCTACCATTACAATGCCCTCACCTGTGAAGGCTGCAAAG GTTTTTTCCGAAGGAGTGTGACAAAGAAAGCAGTGTACCGGTGTAAAAGTGGCGGAGGCTGTGAGATGGATATGTACATGCGGAGGAAGTGCCAGGACTGCCGCCTGAGGAAATGTCGTGCTGTGGGCATGCTAGACGAAT GTCTACTGACGGAGGTGCAGTGCCAGTCCAAGAGGCTGAGGAAGGGAGCCAAGCACAGAGGAGGAGggcctgaggaggaggagaacatgGAAAGCAGGAGCGTCAGCTCCACCAGCAGGCTGCCAGGACAG GTGGTGTCTGCAAATCTGTCAAGAGAACAGAATCATGTGCTGGACAGGATGGTGGAGGCTCTTCGGCAGTACAGGGCTCAGTACACTGTACACTGTAGG GTGTTTGAGTGGACTTGTACAGAGGATGGTGGAGACAGACTAATGGACGTGGCCTCCCCTCCCTCTCAGAGGCTGCTGCAGTTTGCCAAGAGTGTACCTG GCTTTGAGCTCCTGAACTGCTCGGACCAGAGCACCCTCCTctctagttcctctgtggaagTCATGTTTCTGCTCTCAGCGCAGCAGTTCACCCAAAACCCGGCAGCCTGTAGTCCAG CACTACAGCCTTTCAACATCTCAACTCATCATTGGCTGAAAACCTTGGAGTCCAAGGAAAACATTCATAGTGGGACTGGCCCTGTAAACTCAG gaATCAATGAGGACCTGCTAGGACCGGTGATCAACTTCTTCCACAGCATGGCAGCATTGGGGGTGACCGAGGCTGAATATGCCCTGCTCACTGCTACAGTACTGTTATGCTCAG ACGAAGCGTCCCTGCGAGCGGTTGCGTGTGTGGAGAGCTTACAGGAGCTGATCCTGGAGCTGCTGTCCAGGGTGTGCGGAGCCTGGTGTGGTGCCCAGGGCCCTCAGGGAGCCCAGCGCTTCGCTCGCCTGTTGGGGAGACTCACGGAGCTGCGCACGCTACAACACAACCACCTCACCCTGCTCCAACAGCAGCCCTGA
- the LOC115165895 gene encoding bile acid receptor isoform X4: MREWSESEMTMSAGGYLSAFDGYGISEPLQYYDVLGDPLGYSFQEPDLQGLAFSQQQYSPVNLQFSVYEPPSSQPCHPPYTHPYSPHCLEAPCEPSPEPQCGGLGKGGGGGLPLVKRTRLGPGGRVRGLDELCVVCGDKASGYHYNALTCEGCKGFFRRSVTKKAVYRCKSGGGCEMDMYMRRKCQDCRLRKCRAVGMLDECLLTEVQCQSKRLRKGAKHRGGGPEEEENMESRSVSSTSRLPGQVVSANLSREQNHVLDRMVEALRQYRAQYTVHCRVFEWTCTEDGGDRLMDVASPPSQRLLQFAKSVPAVLTNLASGVRVGFELLNCSDQSTLLSSSSVEVMFLLSAQQFTQNPAACSPALQPFNISTHHWLKTLESKENIHSGTGPVNSASVSVCRNQ, translated from the exons ATGAGAGAGTGGAGTGAGTCGGAGATGACCATGTCTGCCGGTGGTTACCTCTCCGCCTTTGATGGATACGGCATTTCCGAGCCTCTGCAGTACTACG ATGTGCTGGGGGACCCTTTGGGCTACTCTTTCCAGGAGCCAGACCTACAGGGCCTAGCCTTCAGCCAACAGCAGTACAGCCCCGTCAACCTGCAATTCTCTGTCTACGAACCACCGTCCTCCCAGCCGTGCCACCCACCCTACACCCACCCTTACAGCCCCCACTGCCTGGAGGCTCCCTGCGAGCCCAGCCCGGAGCCCCAGTGTGGAGGCCTGGGGAAGGGGGGTGGCGGAGGTCTGCCCCTGGTCAAGAGGACCAGGCTGGGCCCTGGAGGGCGGGTGAGGGGCCTGGATGAGCTTTGTGTGGTGTGTGGAGACAAAGCCTCTGGCTACCATTACAATGCCCTCACCTGTGAAGGCTGCAAAG GTTTTTTCCGAAGGAGTGTGACAAAGAAAGCAGTGTACCGGTGTAAAAGTGGCGGAGGCTGTGAGATGGATATGTACATGCGGAGGAAGTGCCAGGACTGCCGCCTGAGGAAATGTCGTGCTGTGGGCATGCTAGACGAAT GTCTACTGACGGAGGTGCAGTGCCAGTCCAAGAGGCTGAGGAAGGGAGCCAAGCACAGAGGAGGAGggcctgaggaggaggagaacatgGAAAGCAGGAGCGTCAGCTCCACCAGCAGGCTGCCAGGACAG GTGGTGTCTGCAAATCTGTCAAGAGAACAGAATCATGTGCTGGACAGGATGGTGGAGGCTCTTCGGCAGTACAGGGCTCAGTACACTGTACACTGTAGG GTGTTTGAGTGGACTTGTACAGAGGATGGTGGAGACAGACTAATGGACGTGGCCTCCCCTCCCTCTCAGAGGCTGCTGCAGTTTGCCAAGAGTGTACCTG CAGTATTAACTAATCTAGCGTCTGGTGTCCGTGTAGGCTTTGAGCTCCTGAACTGCTCGGACCAGAGCACCCTCCTctctagttcctctgtggaagTCATGTTTCTGCTCTCAGCGCAGCAGTTCACCCAAAACCCGGCAGCCTGTAGTCCAG CACTACAGCCTTTCAACATCTCAACTCATCATTGGCTGAAAACCTTGGAGTCCAAGGAAAACATTCATAGTGGGACTGGCCCTGTAAACTCAG ctagtgtgtctgtgtgcaggaATCAATGA
- the LOC115165895 gene encoding bile acid receptor isoform X1 — MREWSESEMTMSAGGYLSAFDGYGISEPLQYYDVLGDPLGYSFQEPDLQGLAFSQQQYSPVNLQFSVYEPPSSQPCHPPYTHPYSPHCLEAPCEPSPEPQCGGLGKGGGGGLPLVKRTRLGPGGRVRGLDELCVVCGDKASGYHYNALTCEGCKGFFRRSVTKKAVYRCKSGGGCEMDMYMRRKCQDCRLRKCRAVGMLDECLLTEVQCQSKRLRKGAKHRGGGPEEEENMESRSVSSTSRLPGQVVSANLSREQNHVLDRMVEALRQYRAQYTVHCRVFEWTCTEDGGDRLMDVASPPSQRLLQFAKSVPAVLTNLASGVRVGFELLNCSDQSTLLSSSSVEVMFLLSAQQFTQNPAACSPALQPFNISTHHWLKTLESKENIHSGTGPVNSGINEDLLGPVINFFHSMAALGVTEAEYALLTATVLLCSADEASLRAVACVESLQELILELLSRVCGAWCGAQGPQGAQRFARLLGRLTELRTLQHNHLTLLQQQP, encoded by the exons ATGAGAGAGTGGAGTGAGTCGGAGATGACCATGTCTGCCGGTGGTTACCTCTCCGCCTTTGATGGATACGGCATTTCCGAGCCTCTGCAGTACTACG ATGTGCTGGGGGACCCTTTGGGCTACTCTTTCCAGGAGCCAGACCTACAGGGCCTAGCCTTCAGCCAACAGCAGTACAGCCCCGTCAACCTGCAATTCTCTGTCTACGAACCACCGTCCTCCCAGCCGTGCCACCCACCCTACACCCACCCTTACAGCCCCCACTGCCTGGAGGCTCCCTGCGAGCCCAGCCCGGAGCCCCAGTGTGGAGGCCTGGGGAAGGGGGGTGGCGGAGGTCTGCCCCTGGTCAAGAGGACCAGGCTGGGCCCTGGAGGGCGGGTGAGGGGCCTGGATGAGCTTTGTGTGGTGTGTGGAGACAAAGCCTCTGGCTACCATTACAATGCCCTCACCTGTGAAGGCTGCAAAG GTTTTTTCCGAAGGAGTGTGACAAAGAAAGCAGTGTACCGGTGTAAAAGTGGCGGAGGCTGTGAGATGGATATGTACATGCGGAGGAAGTGCCAGGACTGCCGCCTGAGGAAATGTCGTGCTGTGGGCATGCTAGACGAAT GTCTACTGACGGAGGTGCAGTGCCAGTCCAAGAGGCTGAGGAAGGGAGCCAAGCACAGAGGAGGAGggcctgaggaggaggagaacatgGAAAGCAGGAGCGTCAGCTCCACCAGCAGGCTGCCAGGACAG GTGGTGTCTGCAAATCTGTCAAGAGAACAGAATCATGTGCTGGACAGGATGGTGGAGGCTCTTCGGCAGTACAGGGCTCAGTACACTGTACACTGTAGG GTGTTTGAGTGGACTTGTACAGAGGATGGTGGAGACAGACTAATGGACGTGGCCTCCCCTCCCTCTCAGAGGCTGCTGCAGTTTGCCAAGAGTGTACCTG CAGTATTAACTAATCTAGCGTCTGGTGTCCGTGTAGGCTTTGAGCTCCTGAACTGCTCGGACCAGAGCACCCTCCTctctagttcctctgtggaagTCATGTTTCTGCTCTCAGCGCAGCAGTTCACCCAAAACCCGGCAGCCTGTAGTCCAG CACTACAGCCTTTCAACATCTCAACTCATCATTGGCTGAAAACCTTGGAGTCCAAGGAAAACATTCATAGTGGGACTGGCCCTGTAAACTCAG gaATCAATGAGGACCTGCTAGGACCGGTGATCAACTTCTTCCACAGCATGGCAGCATTGGGGGTGACCGAGGCTGAATATGCCCTGCTCACTGCTACAGTACTGTTATGCTCAG CAGACGAAGCGTCCCTGCGAGCGGTTGCGTGTGTGGAGAGCTTACAGGAGCTGATCCTGGAGCTGCTGTCCAGGGTGTGCGGAGCCTGGTGTGGTGCCCAGGGCCCTCAGGGAGCCCAGCGCTTCGCTCGCCTGTTGGGGAGACTCACGGAGCTGCGCACGCTACAACACAACCACCTCACCCTGCTCCAACAGCAGCCCTGA